One region of Glycine max cultivar Williams 82 chromosome 9, Glycine_max_v4.0, whole genome shotgun sequence genomic DNA includes:
- the LOC100799122 gene encoding zinc finger protein 4-like, translating to MKPNFDPEVEANAEDESEVSSKVSIQEACNDSCCDNLINISNITNPIGIHPNSEAISLDSTLNSMNSEPGERDSIGFSFSSNEPASQTTAPTIPRVFPCNFCQHKYISSQDLDGLIDEHRRERELAKRTMRMHSLFLLPDCSI from the coding sequence ATGAAACCAAACTTTGATCCTGAAGTGGAGGCTAATGCAGAAGATGAATCTGAGGTTTCTTCCAAAGTATCTATTCAAGAAGCCTGTAATGATTCTTGTTGTGACAACCTCATTAACATTTCCAACATCACAAATCCAATAGGGATTCATCCTAATTCAGAAGCTATTTCACTTGACTCAACTCTCAACTCCATGAATAGTGAGCCAGGGGAAAGAGATTCAATAGGATTTTCATTCTCAAGCAATGAACCCGCCTCTCAAACTACAGCACCAACCATTCCACGAGTCTTCCCTTGCAATTTCTGTCAGCACAAGTATATCAGCTCTCAGGATCTTGATGGACTCATTGATGAACACAGGAGGGAGAGAGAATTAGCAAAAAGGACAATGAGAATGCACTCCCTCTTTTTACTTCCTGACTGTTCAAtttga